The following are encoded in a window of Gemmatimonadaceae bacterium genomic DNA:
- the cdaA gene encoding diadenylate cyclase CdaA, whose protein sequence is MSVVENFRLFHAGWRDVIEILIVAAVVYRVLVLFQRTRGVQILFGVLLLFAAYAVAWLLKLGMIVELLQLLFSYGVFAALVVFQPELRAALAHLGRTPMARFLPRLELTSAGDEIAEAVERLSQARLGAIIAVERKVPLDDYVATGSRMKARVSADLLVTIFTPHSPLHDGAVVIRRDSIIGAACILPLTQHALNDRSLGTRHRAAMGIADETDALVIVVSEETAQIAMAERGRLWRDVTPASVRDRLSGTAADDGFDVALPEAAV, encoded by the coding sequence GTGAGCGTCGTCGAGAACTTCCGATTGTTCCACGCGGGATGGCGCGACGTGATCGAGATCCTGATCGTCGCGGCGGTGGTGTATCGGGTGCTGGTGCTGTTCCAGCGCACGCGGGGCGTCCAGATCCTGTTCGGCGTGCTCCTGCTGTTCGCGGCCTACGCCGTGGCCTGGTTGCTCAAGCTCGGCATGATCGTGGAACTGCTCCAATTATTGTTCTCATATGGAGTGTTCGCGGCTCTGGTCGTATTCCAGCCCGAACTGAGGGCGGCGCTGGCCCACCTGGGGCGCACGCCCATGGCGCGCTTCCTGCCGCGCCTGGAGCTGACCAGCGCGGGCGACGAGATCGCCGAAGCGGTGGAACGGCTGAGCCAGGCGCGCCTGGGAGCGATTATCGCCGTGGAGCGCAAGGTGCCGCTCGACGATTACGTGGCGACCGGTTCCCGGATGAAGGCGCGCGTGTCGGCCGACCTCCTCGTCACCATCTTCACCCCACACTCACCGCTGCACGATGGCGCGGTCGTGATCCGCCGCGACTCGATCATCGGGGCGGCGTGCATCCTGCCGCTCACCCAGCACGCGCTCAACGACCGCTCGCTGGGTACCCGCCACCGCGCGGCCATGGGCATCGCCGACGAAACGGACGCGCTGGTGATCGTCGTGTCGGAAGAGACGGCGCAGATCGCGATGGCCGAGCGCGGGCGGCTGTGGCGCGACGTCACGCCGGCCTCCGTGCGCGACCGCCTGAGCGGTACGGCCGCCGACGACGGGTTCGACGTGGCACTGCCGGAGGCGGCCGTCTGA
- a CDS encoding YggS family pyridoxal phosphate-dependent enzyme yields the protein MPFLDLPERVVEVRGRISAAVARGGHGQTVMLVAVTKTHGADAVEAAVAAGVRDVGENRVQEALQKMEAVRADARWHLIGHLQRNKVKVLSRFYLTHSLDRPALADAIDAQARDEGRTFDVLMQVNVAGEESKGGYAPAAWEEEAERLRGFGGLRVRGVMAMAPLGADEGSLRVVFAGARRAREVLRGAGHEATELSMGMSNDYEIAVEEGATCVRLGTVLFGARAHD from the coding sequence ATGCCATTTTTGGACCTGCCGGAACGGGTGGTGGAAGTGCGGGGACGGATCAGCGCTGCGGTGGCGCGCGGGGGACACGGCCAGACGGTGATGCTGGTGGCCGTGACGAAGACCCACGGGGCCGACGCCGTGGAGGCGGCCGTCGCGGCCGGCGTGCGGGACGTGGGGGAAAATCGGGTGCAGGAAGCGCTGCAGAAGATGGAGGCCGTGCGGGCCGACGCCCGCTGGCATCTGATCGGGCACCTGCAGCGGAACAAGGTGAAGGTGCTGTCGCGGTTCTATCTCACGCATTCGCTCGACCGGCCGGCGCTGGCCGACGCAATCGATGCGCAGGCACGCGACGAGGGGCGCACGTTCGACGTACTGATGCAGGTGAACGTGGCGGGCGAGGAGTCGAAGGGTGGGTACGCGCCGGCCGCGTGGGAGGAAGAAGCCGAACGGTTGCGCGGGTTCGGTGGGTTGCGGGTGCGGGGCGTGATGGCGATGGCGCCGTTGGGCGCCGACGAGGGTTCGCTTCGCGTCGTGTTCGCGGGGGCTCGCCGCGCGCGCGAGGTGCTGCGCGGGGCCGGCCACGAGGCCACGGAGTTGTCGATGGGGATGTCGAACGATTATGAGATCGCGGTGGAGGAGGGCGCCACCTGCGTCCGCCTGGGTACGGTTCTCTTCGGAGCGAGAGCGCATGATTGA
- the ftsH gene encoding ATP-dependent zinc metalloprotease FtsH yields MPTQTPQNKQPKPGNNWGRLSKTISFWILVILIPVALLQLSGGRSDQAPSISYTQYNNELSRDNIKDITITGGKTGTGDFNQPVTVNGQQASKFTVRYPVENSEAEVTKLNAKNVNIKAEDERPSIFQIIMTVAPWLLFIGIYIFFFRQMQAGGNKAFSFGKSKAKLLTGDTPKVTFADVAGADEAKEELQEIIEFLRDPQKFTRLGGRLPKGALLVGPPGTGKTLLARAVAGEAARPFFSMSGSDFVEMFVGVGASRVRDLFEQGKAHAPCIIFIDEIDAVGRHRGAGLGGGHDEREQTLNQLLVEMDGFESNDGVILIAATNRPDVLDPALLRPGRFDRQIVVDAPDLRGREGILKVHMRNKPMAPDVSVTTLARGTPGMAGADLANLVNEAALLAVRRGHDKIFMADFEEAKDKVMLGAERKSMVMKEDERRLTAYHEAGHAICGIKTTGNDPLHKVTIVPRGRALGLAFTLPEDDRVSITRQQIEAGLVMAFGGRAAEELIFGHERVTTGAASDIQRATSISRRYVTQWGLSDAIGPILVGDNEHDLFLGREIQRHREVSEQTAQLVDAEVKRVINRAYERAKETLQENVDLLHLVAGALLERETLTREDIAVLMRGEKLPPLSPPPMLVPPPIPPAAAEARPMNPPLLGGPEPSPA; encoded by the coding sequence ATGCCAACGCAAACGCCTCAGAACAAACAGCCGAAGCCCGGCAACAACTGGGGTCGTCTTTCCAAGACGATCTCGTTCTGGATTTTGGTCATCCTCATCCCCGTGGCGCTGCTGCAGCTGTCGGGCGGGCGGAGCGACCAGGCCCCCTCCATCTCGTACACGCAGTACAACAACGAGTTGTCGCGCGACAACATCAAGGACATCACGATCACCGGCGGCAAGACCGGCACCGGCGATTTCAATCAGCCGGTGACCGTGAACGGGCAACAGGCAAGCAAGTTCACCGTGCGCTATCCGGTGGAGAATTCGGAAGCGGAGGTGACCAAGCTCAACGCCAAGAACGTCAACATCAAGGCGGAGGACGAGCGGCCGTCGATCTTCCAGATCATCATGACGGTTGCGCCGTGGCTGTTGTTCATCGGGATCTACATCTTCTTCTTCCGCCAGATGCAGGCGGGGGGCAACAAGGCGTTCTCGTTCGGCAAGTCGAAGGCCAAGCTGCTCACCGGCGACACGCCCAAGGTGACGTTTGCCGACGTGGCGGGGGCGGACGAAGCCAAGGAGGAGCTGCAGGAGATCATCGAGTTCCTGCGCGATCCGCAAAAGTTCACACGTTTGGGCGGGCGCCTGCCCAAGGGCGCGCTGCTCGTGGGCCCTCCGGGCACGGGCAAGACGCTGCTCGCGCGCGCGGTGGCCGGCGAGGCCGCCCGGCCGTTCTTCTCGATGTCGGGCTCCGACTTCGTGGAGATGTTCGTGGGCGTGGGCGCGTCCCGGGTGCGTGACCTATTCGAACAGGGAAAGGCTCATGCTCCCTGCATCATCTTCATCGACGAGATCGACGCCGTGGGGCGGCATCGCGGCGCCGGCCTGGGCGGCGGACACGACGAGCGGGAGCAGACGCTCAACCAGCTCCTGGTCGAGATGGACGGCTTCGAGTCGAACGACGGCGTGATCCTCATTGCGGCCACGAACCGACCCGACGTGCTCGACCCCGCGCTGCTGCGCCCGGGTCGGTTCGACCGCCAGATCGTGGTGGACGCGCCCGACCTCAGAGGGCGCGAGGGCATTCTCAAAGTGCACATGCGCAACAAGCCGATGGCGCCGGATGTCAGTGTGACGACGCTGGCTCGCGGGACGCCTGGCATGGCGGGGGCCGATCTGGCCAATCTCGTGAACGAGGCGGCGCTGCTCGCGGTGCGCCGCGGGCACGATAAGATCTTCATGGCCGACTTCGAGGAAGCCAAGGACAAGGTCATGCTCGGCGCCGAGCGCAAGAGCATGGTGATGAAGGAGGATGAGCGCCGTCTCACCGCGTACCACGAAGCGGGGCACGCTATCTGCGGCATCAAGACCACGGGCAACGATCCGCTGCACAAGGTGACGATCGTACCACGCGGGCGCGCGCTCGGATTGGCGTTCACGCTCCCCGAAGACGACCGCGTGTCCATCACCCGCCAGCAGATCGAAGCGGGGCTGGTGATGGCGTTCGGCGGGCGGGCGGCCGAGGAACTGATCTTTGGCCACGAGCGTGTGACGACGGGGGCGGCCAGCGACATCCAGCGAGCGACGTCCATCTCGCGCCGGTACGTGACCCAGTGGGGACTCTCCGACGCGATCGGACCGATTCTCGTGGGCGACAACGAGCACGACCTGTTCCTGGGCCGCGAGATCCAGCGGCACCGCGAGGTGTCCGAGCAGACGGCCCAACTCGTGGACGCCGAGGTGAAGCGCGTGATCAACCGCGCCTACGAGCGGGCCAAGGAGACGCTGCAGGAGAACGTGGACCTGCTGCACTTGGTGGCGGGCGCGCTGCTCGAGCGCGAGACGCTGACCCGCGAAGACATCGCGGTGCTGATGCGCGGCGAGAAGCTTCCTCCGCTGTCGCCGCCTCCGATGCTGGTCCCGCCGCCGATTCCGCCGGCTGCCGCCGAGGCGCGGCCCATGAATCCTCCGCTCCTGGGAGGGCCGGAACCGTCTCCGGCGTGA
- a CDS encoding purine-nucleoside phosphorylase, with translation MPTLASTVADRPMEARIAAAADAVRARFPRRPDAAVILGTGLGHLAEEIDVEAVITYADIPGFPEPTVEAHAGRLLCGTLAGRTVVAMQGRFHRYEGYSLQQVTLPVRVLHALGASVLIVSNACGGMNPEWAPGDLMLIADHINLLGDNPLIGPNDDALGPRFPDMSDPYDPALRAMAREVARAEGMTLREGVYVSVAGPNLETRAEYRMLRRLGADAVGMSTVPEVIVAVHEGMRVLGVSIITDACIPETLKPTSLADVIAVARAAEPKLGRLVHGVLERM, from the coding sequence ATGCCGACGCTCGCATCCACCGTCGCCGACCGCCCCATGGAAGCGCGGATTGCCGCGGCCGCCGACGCCGTGCGCGCCCGCTTTCCGCGGCGCCCCGACGCGGCGGTGATTCTCGGCACGGGGCTGGGGCACCTGGCCGAGGAGATCGACGTCGAGGCGGTGATTACGTACGCCGACATCCCCGGATTTCCCGAGCCGACCGTCGAGGCCCACGCGGGGCGACTGCTGTGCGGCACGCTGGCGGGCAGGACGGTGGTGGCCATGCAGGGACGGTTCCACCGCTACGAAGGCTATTCGCTGCAACAGGTCACGCTGCCCGTGCGCGTGTTGCACGCGTTGGGCGCGTCGGTGCTCATCGTGTCCAACGCCTGCGGCGGGATGAATCCCGAGTGGGCGCCGGGGGACCTGATGCTGATTGCCGACCACATCAACCTGCTCGGCGACAACCCGCTCATCGGGCCCAACGATGATGCGCTGGGCCCGCGCTTTCCCGATATGTCAGATCCGTACGACCCGGCGCTGCGGGCGATGGCGCGCGAGGTGGCGCGGGCCGAAGGGATGACGCTGCGCGAAGGGGTGTACGTGTCGGTGGCCGGCCCGAATCTCGAGACGCGGGCCGAGTACCGGATGTTGCGCCGCCTGGGGGCCGACGCGGTGGGCATGTCGACGGTGCCGGAGGTGATCGTGGCGGTGCACGAAGGGATGCGAGTCCTGGGCGTGTCGATCATCACCGACGCGTGCATTCCCGAGACGCTCAAACCGACGAGCCTGGCGGACGTGATCGCCGTGGCGCGGGCGGCGGAACCGAAGCTGGGCCGGCTGGTGCACGGCGTGCTGGAGCGCATGTGA
- the hpt gene encoding hypoxanthine phosphoribosyltransferase, whose product MADPRLMGRTVKRIVYSEAEIAARVHELGEEITAAYPEGELLVLGLLKGSFIFLSDLVRQIRRSLQVDFLVAASYGDGTVSSGMVRLLYDPETTLEGKHILLVEDIVDTGRTLNRLMSLLKERNPRSLAICALLHKHIAEELRDPTRFVGFDAPNEFLVGYGLDHAENFRHIPYIASLQ is encoded by the coding sequence GTGGCTGATCCGCGCCTGATGGGCCGGACCGTCAAGCGCATCGTGTATTCGGAGGCGGAGATCGCCGCCCGGGTGCATGAGCTTGGCGAGGAGATCACGGCCGCCTATCCCGAGGGTGAGCTCCTCGTGCTCGGTCTGCTCAAAGGAAGCTTTATATTCCTTAGTGATCTGGTCCGGCAGATCCGGCGATCGCTGCAGGTGGATTTTCTCGTGGCGGCGAGCTACGGGGACGGCACCGTGTCGAGCGGCATGGTGCGCCTGCTTTACGATCCCGAGACGACGCTGGAGGGGAAGCACATTCTGTTGGTGGAGGACATCGTGGACACTGGACGCACGCTGAACCGCCTCATGAGCCTGCTCAAGGAGCGGAACCCGCGGTCGCTGGCGATCTGCGCGCTGCTCCACAAGCACATCGCCGAAGAACTGCGGGACCCCACGCGGTTCGTCGGCTTCGACGCGCCGAACGAATTCCTCGTGGGGTACGGCTTGGATCACGCGGAAAACTTCCGGCACATCCCGTACATCGCGAGTCTGCAGTAG
- the folP gene encoding dihydropteroate synthase yields the protein MSAAAAPVWGVRGGVLSLDRPRLLGIVNVTPDSFSDGGNFFSRDAACSHAERLAAEGADVIDVGGESTRPQGAEPVSVAAELDRVLPVIREVVRRLPGVLVSVDTVKAAVADAALSEGAHIVNDVSGGRLDPRMAAVCARHGAGFVIMHSRGTVRDMATYAHAEYDDVVEDVLGELQQRVVAARAAGVERERIVLDPGVGFSKRTEQSLAMLAGIPRLCAAGYPLLVGASRKRFVGEISGEPQATNRVAGTVGAHVAALMLGARLFRVHDVRPARQSLDVAWAVVRAGTGAGADPT from the coding sequence GTGAGCGCCGCGGCGGCGCCCGTGTGGGGCGTGCGCGGCGGCGTGTTGTCGCTCGACCGGCCGCGCCTATTGGGCATCGTGAATGTTACCCCCGACAGCTTCAGCGACGGGGGTAACTTTTTTTCGCGCGATGCCGCGTGTTCGCACGCCGAGCGCCTGGCGGCCGAAGGCGCCGATGTGATCGACGTGGGCGGGGAGAGCACGCGGCCACAGGGAGCCGAGCCGGTGTCGGTGGCGGCCGAGTTGGACCGCGTGCTCCCCGTGATCCGCGAGGTCGTACGGCGGCTTCCCGGCGTGCTGGTGTCGGTGGACACGGTCAAGGCGGCGGTGGCCGATGCGGCGCTGAGCGAGGGCGCACACATCGTGAACGACGTGTCGGGCGGGCGGCTGGACCCCCGGATGGCCGCGGTGTGCGCCCGGCACGGGGCCGGGTTCGTGATCATGCATTCCCGCGGCACGGTGCGCGATATGGCGACGTACGCGCACGCCGAGTACGATGATGTGGTGGAGGATGTGTTGGGCGAACTTCAACAGCGCGTCGTGGCCGCACGTGCGGCCGGCGTGGAACGGGAGCGGATCGTGCTCGATCCGGGCGTGGGTTTTTCCAAGCGAACGGAGCAGTCGCTCGCCATGCTGGCGGGAATTCCGCGGCTGTGCGCGGCGGGCTACCCGCTGCTCGTGGGGGCGTCGCGCAAGCGATTCGTGGGCGAGATCTCGGGCGAGCCGCAGGCGACGAACCGCGTGGCCGGTACGGTAGGGGCGCACGTGGCGGCGCTGATGCTGGGCGCGCGACTGTTCCGCGTCCACGACGTGCGGCCAGCACGCCAGTCGCTGGACGTGGCGTGGGCGGTGGTACGGGCCGGGACAGGGGCGGGGGCGGATCCCACGTGA
- a CDS encoding DUF2723 domain-containing protein produces MATLAPGVTFWDAGEFIAASHALGIPHPPGTPLFVLLLHSWASLVGHVVPYAVATNLVSALSTAGAAGLAAWIIANGSAAVPAGAAMAAALTAGAMSTVWLNATETEVYAASLLLAMVTLAAAARACREPGVRWLVLTAYLVVLAVPLHLSALVATPAAIVLVAQRDDGVDFARAVVLAGVWAVAIGAGLVRAPVVVAGVILLAAAAALLARREGVRRAAAATAAVVGVCAVALSAVAFMLVRARLDPFINQGNPSTWPALLDAVARRQYDVAPLWPRQAPAWLQLANVGQYADWQVGLGLGATVLPSVGRTLATVAFLALGVFGAARHRQADRRTWRALLTLLVCGTLGVAAYLNLKAGPSLGAGVLPATAVHEARERDYFFSLGFWAWGLWAGYGAVALARRFRFGAATGVALASVPIVLNWSAVTRRHEPEASLPARWATGILHATPPNGVLLAAGDNDTYPLWYAQEVLGIRRDVRLVTLPLMPAGWYRAELRRRGRLLPALAVTSWGGDDLSEAAIVVQRAVAQGRPVAVSVAVAAADREALGRAWIANGLVFVLDTAAERAGASGITVDTTAALALAPPLATVGVGVRPSTDAADGYFDALLGCPRYAVVRARGRPSESLDSLCNFR; encoded by the coding sequence GTGGCCACGCTCGCGCCCGGCGTGACCTTCTGGGACGCCGGTGAATTCATCGCCGCGTCGCACGCCCTGGGCATCCCGCACCCGCCGGGCACGCCGCTGTTCGTCCTGCTGCTCCACAGCTGGGCGTCGCTGGTCGGCCACGTCGTGCCGTACGCGGTGGCCACCAATCTCGTGTCGGCCCTGAGCACGGCGGGTGCGGCGGGGCTCGCCGCCTGGATCATCGCCAACGGCAGCGCCGCCGTTCCGGCGGGCGCTGCCATGGCCGCGGCGCTGACGGCCGGGGCGATGTCCACGGTCTGGCTCAATGCCACCGAGACTGAGGTGTACGCGGCGTCCCTGCTGCTGGCCATGGTGACGCTGGCGGCGGCGGCGCGGGCTTGCCGCGAACCCGGTGTTCGGTGGCTCGTGCTCACCGCGTACCTGGTGGTGCTCGCCGTTCCGCTCCATCTGAGCGCGCTCGTGGCGACGCCGGCGGCAATCGTGCTCGTGGCGCAGCGCGACGACGGGGTGGATTTCGCGCGCGCGGTCGTGCTGGCGGGCGTCTGGGCGGTGGCGATCGGTGCGGGGCTGGTGAGGGCACCCGTGGTCGTGGCCGGCGTGATCCTGCTCGCGGCTGCCGCCGCGCTACTGGCCCGGCGCGAAGGAGTCCGCCGCGCCGCGGCGGCGACCGCCGCGGTGGTGGGGGTCTGCGCGGTGGCGCTGTCGGCCGTGGCATTCATGCTCGTGCGCGCGCGGCTTGATCCGTTCATCAATCAGGGGAACCCGTCAACGTGGCCGGCGCTGCTCGACGCCGTGGCGCGACGGCAGTATGATGTGGCGCCGCTGTGGCCGCGGCAGGCGCCCGCGTGGCTTCAACTCGCCAACGTTGGGCAGTACGCCGACTGGCAGGTGGGGCTTGGTCTGGGCGCCACGGTGCTGCCGAGCGTGGGGCGGACGTTGGCCACCGTGGCATTTCTGGCCCTCGGCGTGTTCGGCGCCGCGCGCCATCGGCAGGCCGACCGGCGCACGTGGCGTGCGCTGCTCACGCTCTTGGTGTGCGGTACGCTGGGCGTGGCGGCCTATCTGAATCTCAAGGCCGGTCCATCGCTCGGCGCGGGCGTGCTGCCGGCGACGGCGGTTCACGAGGCACGCGAGCGTGACTATTTCTTCTCGCTCGGCTTCTGGGCCTGGGGGCTGTGGGCCGGCTACGGCGCGGTGGCGTTGGCCCGGCGGTTCAGGTTCGGCGCGGCCACGGGCGTGGCCCTTGCCTCGGTGCCGATCGTTCTGAACTGGAGTGCGGTGACGCGGCGGCACGAGCCGGAGGCTTCGCTGCCGGCGCGCTGGGCCACCGGGATTCTCCACGCGACGCCACCGAATGGGGTGCTGCTCGCCGCGGGCGACAACGACACATACCCACTCTGGTACGCGCAGGAGGTGTTGGGCATTCGGCGCGACGTGCGGCTGGTGACGCTGCCGTTGATGCCGGCGGGCTGGTATCGCGCTGAGCTGCGCCGCCGCGGCCGACTGCTGCCCGCGTTGGCGGTGACCAGTTGGGGTGGCGACGACCTGTCGGAGGCGGCCATCGTCGTGCAACGGGCGGTGGCGCAGGGACGTCCGGTGGCAGTGTCGGTTGCCGTGGCGGCCGCCGACCGGGAGGCGCTGGGCCGGGCGTGGATCGCCAACGGGCTGGTCTTCGTGCTCGACACGGCGGCGGAGCGCGCCGGCGCCTCGGGGATCACCGTGGACACGACGGCTGCTCTGGCGCTGGCGCCGCCGCTCGCGACTGTGGGCGTCGGCGTGCGGCCTTCGACCGATGCTGCAGACGGCTATTTTGACGCGCTGCTGGGCTGTCCGCGCTACGCGGTCGTCCGCGCTCGGGGACGCCCGTCCGAATCCCTTGATTCGCTATGTAACTTCCGGTAA
- a CDS encoding DivIVA domain-containing protein has protein sequence MIDDTFHLTPLDVRRYDFGRAMRGYDRERVDQFREQVAEELERLTRLNLELEAKAKGFHEQLRAFRERDKALNDALVSAQQLRGEIAEQAEREGHLVVREARAEGDRLLDQARNDLRQLEQQLAGLKRSRRTQVAQYRALLERQLAELDAAESASLDDPAAANGEDA, from the coding sequence ATGATTGATGACACGTTTCATCTCACGCCACTCGATGTGCGGCGTTACGATTTCGGTCGGGCGATGCGTGGCTACGACCGCGAGCGCGTGGACCAGTTCCGCGAACAGGTGGCCGAGGAGTTGGAGCGGCTGACGCGGCTCAATCTCGAGCTGGAAGCCAAGGCGAAGGGATTCCACGAGCAACTGCGGGCGTTCCGCGAGCGCGACAAGGCGCTGAACGATGCGCTGGTCTCGGCGCAGCAACTGCGAGGGGAGATCGCCGAGCAGGCCGAACGGGAAGGACATCTCGTGGTCCGGGAGGCGCGGGCCGAGGGCGACCGGCTGCTCGACCAGGCGCGCAACGATCTCCGCCAATTGGAACAGCAGTTGGCGGGGCTCAAGCGCTCGCGGCGTACGCAGGTAGCGCAGTACCGGGCGCTGCTCGAACGACAGCTGGCGGAACTCGACGCCGCCGAGAGCGCTTCTCTCGACGATCCCGCCGCCGCCAACGGCGAGGACGCCTGA
- the tilS gene encoding tRNA lysidine(34) synthetase TilS: MRSSRRQPSVLRETGRALASTSGPLVLAVSGGCDSMVLLHAVMATDRSRVAAVATFDHGTGPAARDAVALVRAECAALHVAVVDGGGTAGRRTESAWREARWSFLRRVAREHAARVATAHTRDDHIETVLMRVLRGSGARGLAGLHAESAVLRPFLALDRGTIRAFASSARVRFMDDPTNESRRFLRNRVRLDLLPALRRVRPHIDEALLEWAAASASVRRELDAVARDVSVVSEDGRLAVAVSGVAGYRRESLGALWPALAARVGVALDRRGTERLAAFTISGRVGGRVQVSGGWELHRGRDRFELRRSARDRAEELSLEGSTEVRFGAWRFAPGAERVSDPWTATLSADAVSVVRPWRPGDRMVTAGSTRTRRVKRFLSDARISGPRRSQWPVVESNGEVVWIPGVRRGSAATARPGRSEVSYVCEFDDRG, encoded by the coding sequence GTGCGCTCCTCACGACGGCAGCCATCGGTGCTGCGCGAAACCGGCCGCGCGCTCGCCTCGACGAGCGGGCCGCTCGTGCTGGCCGTGTCGGGCGGGTGTGATTCCATGGTGCTGCTTCACGCCGTCATGGCCACCGACCGAAGCCGGGTAGCCGCCGTGGCGACGTTCGATCACGGCACGGGGCCGGCTGCGCGAGACGCGGTGGCGCTGGTGCGGGCCGAATGCGCGGCGCTCCACGTGGCCGTCGTGGACGGCGGGGGAACGGCGGGTCGACGGACGGAGTCGGCGTGGCGCGAAGCGCGATGGTCGTTCCTTCGCCGGGTGGCCCGAGAACATGCCGCTCGGGTGGCGACGGCCCATACGCGCGACGATCATATCGAAACGGTGTTGATGCGCGTGCTGCGGGGAAGCGGGGCCCGCGGATTGGCGGGCCTCCATGCCGAAAGCGCAGTCTTGAGGCCCTTTCTGGCGCTGGATCGCGGCACGATCCGTGCGTTTGCGAGTAGCGCGCGGGTGCGGTTCATGGACGACCCGACCAACGAGTCGCGCAGGTTTCTGCGGAACCGGGTCCGGCTCGATCTGCTGCCGGCGCTGCGGCGGGTGCGCCCTCACATCGACGAGGCGCTGCTGGAGTGGGCGGCTGCCTCCGCGTCGGTACGCCGCGAGTTGGACGCGGTGGCGCGCGATGTTTCAGTGGTTTCGGAAGACGGACGTCTGGCCGTTGCGGTGTCCGGGGTGGCCGGGTATCGTCGGGAATCACTCGGCGCGCTGTGGCCGGCTTTGGCGGCGCGGGTGGGAGTGGCACTCGACCGAAGGGGAACCGAACGGCTCGCAGCGTTTACTATTAGTGGCAGAGTCGGTGGGCGCGTGCAGGTGTCCGGCGGGTGGGAACTTCACCGCGGACGCGACCGGTTCGAGTTGCGGCGGTCGGCGCGCGATCGCGCGGAGGAGTTGTCGCTGGAAGGCAGCACGGAGGTGCGGTTCGGGGCGTGGCGGTTCGCGCCTGGGGCCGAGCGTGTCAGCGATCCCTGGACGGCGACGCTGTCGGCGGACGCGGTGAGTGTGGTGAGGCCGTGGCGTCCGGGAGACCGGATGGTGACCGCGGGCAGTACGCGAACCCGGCGGGTGAAGCGGTTCTTGAGCGACGCCCGGATTTCGGGGCCGCGCCGGTCGCAGTGGCCCGTGGTGGAGTCGAACGGAGAGGTGGTGTGGATTCCTGGGGTACGCCGCGGGAGTGCGGCAACCGCCCGGCCCGGCAGGTCGGAAGTGTCCTACGTGTGTGAGTTTGACGACCGTGGCTGA